A stretch of Candidatus Symbiobacter mobilis CR DNA encodes these proteins:
- a CDS encoding ABC transporter substrate binding protein, whose amino-acid sequence MKTLFSLAALLFALIVGIPRQAEGAAPVAATAEPAHVLVLLSYHHGHSWEDDILRGFEAWDGVPAERPVLHIEWMDTKRYASAKDRQRFQRFLEEKYAERRFDLIATMDDNALIEAVKTLRWRDVPIVFGGVNGDPAAIVGERGRATGIAERFNLERTLNLALSLHSHTKRLIFITAPDESGVGNRQVIDANLASLPPEARGRLAIEHWTPSSLDTIDSRLFALPEHAAVFALGTIPKVEGGRPLGNEQLVAHVRGKVRGPVYSDTDRSVGQGASGGYVNSGLENGRLMAKMARRILAGEAPESIPIVFDTPQALILDFNELQRFGVAEENLPVGATVLNRPPSIFDPDNRAILIGFIAAILILTLVLILVLGGLVLRARIKVLSVQNERARDLQIANQALVEAKAAAEAANRAKSEFLSSMSHELRTPLNAIIGFAQLLEMGVPVPLEPSQKEAVGNILGGGRHLLGLVNEVLDLARIEAGKLDLVTESFPLMPLMEKVIAFTRLAASPRRITIRSGCGVCTSCWQLHADRSRTNQILLNLISNATKYNRDGGMVAIDCSQGTAGVRITVTDTGYGIAPERQAQLFEPFHRLGAEKSSIEGTGIGLVISKKLADAMGGRIGFESEVGVGSRFWLELPAVTLATIPCDSTVLPAPTIAPPEALPGRRVLYIEDNQANLSLMKSAFRQLPGVALEIAETGEAGLAQIRMNPPDLVLLDGNLPGMNGLEVLRILKDNPQTAAMPVVIVSAAASPQNIQAGMDAGATAYFTKPFDLPALLAKVRQTLEGKVAPHKR is encoded by the coding sequence ATGAAAACCCTGTTTTCCTTGGCCGCTTTGTTGTTTGCCCTGATCGTGGGCATCCCTCGCCAGGCGGAGGGTGCCGCGCCAGTTGCCGCAACCGCAGAGCCGGCCCATGTGCTCGTCCTGCTTTCCTATCATCACGGACACAGTTGGGAAGACGACATCCTGCGGGGCTTCGAGGCGTGGGACGGGGTGCCCGCCGAACGGCCAGTGCTGCACATCGAGTGGATGGACACCAAACGTTACGCCTCTGCGAAAGACCGTCAGCGCTTCCAACGATTCCTTGAGGAGAAGTACGCCGAACGTCGTTTTGACCTGATCGCCACAATGGACGACAACGCCCTCATCGAAGCCGTGAAAACCCTTCGCTGGCGCGATGTTCCCATTGTGTTTGGCGGCGTCAATGGCGATCCTGCAGCAATCGTTGGCGAACGCGGTCGAGCAACCGGCATCGCGGAACGATTCAACTTGGAACGCACCCTGAATCTGGCGCTGTCCCTTCATTCCCATACCAAGCGGCTGATCTTCATCACGGCGCCCGATGAATCCGGTGTCGGCAATCGGCAGGTCATCGACGCGAATCTGGCCAGCTTGCCCCCAGAGGCCAGGGGTCGGCTGGCGATTGAACACTGGACGCCATCCAGTCTCGACACGATCGATTCCCGTCTCTTTGCGCTGCCTGAGCACGCAGCGGTGTTCGCCCTGGGCACCATCCCGAAGGTGGAGGGCGGGCGCCCCCTCGGCAACGAGCAGTTGGTCGCCCATGTGCGAGGCAAGGTGCGGGGGCCCGTCTATTCCGACACGGATCGCTCGGTCGGCCAAGGGGCCTCGGGCGGTTACGTCAACAGCGGCCTGGAGAACGGGCGGCTGATGGCGAAAATGGCCCGTCGCATACTTGCAGGCGAGGCTCCGGAAAGCATTCCTATCGTCTTCGATACACCCCAGGCGCTGATCCTCGACTTCAACGAGTTGCAACGCTTCGGTGTTGCAGAGGAGAACCTGCCGGTGGGTGCCACCGTGTTGAACCGACCTCCCTCTATTTTCGATCCGGACAACCGCGCAATCCTGATCGGGTTCATCGCGGCCATTTTGATCCTGACCCTGGTCTTGATTCTGGTCCTGGGCGGACTCGTCCTGCGTGCCCGCATAAAGGTTCTGAGCGTTCAGAACGAGCGTGCCAGGGACCTTCAAATCGCCAATCAGGCATTGGTGGAAGCGAAAGCCGCCGCCGAAGCCGCCAACCGGGCCAAGTCAGAATTCCTCTCCAGCATGAGCCATGAGCTGCGCACACCGCTGAATGCGATTATCGGTTTTGCCCAGCTACTCGAAATGGGGGTGCCGGTGCCGTTGGAGCCGTCCCAGAAAGAAGCCGTCGGTAACATTCTCGGCGGTGGTCGGCACCTGCTCGGCCTGGTCAACGAGGTGCTCGACCTCGCGCGCATCGAAGCTGGCAAGCTGGATTTGGTCACCGAGAGTTTTCCACTCATGCCGCTGATGGAAAAAGTGATCGCGTTTACCCGTTTGGCGGCATCGCCGCGCCGAATCACAATTCGCTCAGGGTGCGGGGTTTGCACAAGCTGCTGGCAACTCCATGCCGACCGGTCGCGGACGAATCAGATTCTTCTCAATCTCATATCCAATGCCACCAAATACAACCGGGATGGCGGCATGGTAGCCATCGACTGCAGTCAGGGGACGGCGGGTGTACGCATCACGGTGACCGATACCGGATACGGCATTGCGCCGGAGCGACAAGCGCAATTGTTCGAGCCATTCCATCGCCTGGGAGCCGAAAAATCGAGTATCGAGGGCACAGGCATCGGCCTGGTCATCAGCAAGAAACTGGCCGATGCCATGGGCGGACGTATCGGCTTCGAGAGCGAAGTCGGTGTCGGCAGTCGCTTCTGGCTGGAACTGCCGGCAGTCACTCTCGCCACCATCCCGTGTGACTCCACCGTTCTGCCGGCACCGACGATTGCACCGCCTGAAGCCTTGCCGGGAAGACGTGTTCTTTACATTGAAGACAACCAGGCCAATCTCTCGCTCATGAAAAGCGCCTTTCGCCAGTTGCCCGGTGTCGCGCTGGAAATTGCCGAGACCGGCGAGGCTGGACTGGCGCAAATCCGGATGAACCCGCCCGATCTGGTGCTGCTTGATGGCAACCTACCCGGGATGAACGGTCTGGAGGTATTGCGCATCCTGAAAGACAACCCGCAGACAGCGGCCATGCCCGTTGTTATCGTCAGCGCTGCCGCGTCACCGCAGAATATCCAGGCCGGCATGGACGCCGGTGCTACGGCCTACTTCACCAAGCCGTTCGATCTGCCCGCCCTGCTGGCGAAGGTCAGGCAAACGTTGGAAGGTAAAGTGGCCCCCCACAAGCGTTAG
- a CDS encoding vitamin B12 dependent-methionine synthase activation domain-containing protein: MLRPTSPSRSICPPCWRRSGKRWKVKWPPTSVSGFFLSHPASRYCPVGKIGKDQLQDQATRRAIDVAALRKILASCLS, translated from the coding sequence GTGCTACGGCCTACTTCACCAAGCCGTTCGATCTGCCCGCCCTGCTGGCGAAGGTCAGGCAAACGTTGGAAGGTAAAGTGGCCCCCCACAAGCGTTAGTGGTTTTTTTCTGTCACACCCTGCAAGCCGGTACTGCCCAGTGGGGAAAATCGGCAAGGATCAGCTCCAGGATCAGGCTACACGCCGTGCAATAGATGTCGCAGCACTACGCAAGATATTGGCAAGCTGTTTGTCATAG
- a CDS encoding EAL domain-containing protein, with protein MVRKEALPLAPLADAGPALDLGYLARVVGRVETGQARELIDLFTGTARHDLLLCQRQLDEGDGVALALVMHKLKSSARMVGALRFASLAEKLEDAAKGSRLDAARLICGDMKHALGDIETALDRLADSLSQAVSPAPTFADTAHAADNLSLPQRALVVDDDPLARRQLELLLTGLGIGEVLTVEDGANALMELERTVGIDLLLIDLNMPGMDGIEFLRRLADVGYRGCLLVVSGVEARLLQSAADLARSKQLHLGGTLKKPATREALLALLSVVSQPAVAARAEPDAVLPDDILDGIRHDEFEVHFQPKVDASTLRPVGVEALARWRRDGKPVRPDLFIVAAEQHGLIGPLSEMLVTKALHGGARLAEAGFPLFVAVNLSAGWLTDIHLPEFILTSLQTAGFPAKRLILEITETSVMADANTALDIMTRLRLKGFKLSIDDFGTGYSSMEQLQRFPFGELKLDRSFVQGAAEKPATRAILAASLELALKLKLSTVAEGVETEQDLDLVRGLGCDLVQGWLIAKAMPLDELIVWLRERDSQA; from the coding sequence ATGGTGCGCAAAGAAGCTTTGCCCTTGGCACCGCTGGCGGATGCGGGACCCGCACTTGATCTCGGCTATCTGGCGCGCGTCGTTGGCCGTGTGGAGACAGGGCAGGCGCGCGAACTGATCGATCTGTTCACCGGCACCGCCCGCCACGACCTGCTGCTTTGCCAGCGGCAGCTTGACGAGGGGGACGGCGTCGCGCTCGCCTTGGTCATGCACAAGCTCAAGTCCTCGGCGCGCATGGTCGGCGCGTTGCGTTTCGCCAGCCTGGCGGAGAAACTCGAAGATGCTGCCAAGGGCAGCCGTCTTGATGCTGCACGCCTGATCTGTGGCGACATGAAACATGCCCTGGGTGACATTGAGACGGCGCTGGATCGGCTCGCCGATTCCCTCTCCCAAGCCGTCTCGCCAGCGCCGACTTTTGCGGACACTGCCCATGCCGCCGACAACCTCAGCTTGCCGCAGCGCGCGCTGGTGGTTGACGATGATCCCCTGGCGCGGCGTCAGCTTGAGCTGCTGCTGACCGGACTAGGGATCGGAGAAGTCCTGACGGTGGAGGATGGCGCCAATGCCCTGATGGAACTCGAACGGACCGTGGGCATTGATCTACTGCTCATTGATCTCAACATGCCGGGCATGGACGGCATCGAGTTCCTGCGCCGCCTGGCCGACGTCGGCTACCGGGGCTGCCTGCTCGTGGTCAGCGGGGTCGAGGCGCGCCTGTTGCAAAGCGCTGCCGATCTGGCCCGCTCCAAGCAGTTGCACCTGGGTGGCACGCTGAAAAAGCCGGCGACGCGCGAAGCGCTGCTGGCACTATTGTCTGTGGTGTCACAGCCTGCGGTAGCGGCGCGTGCCGAGCCAGACGCGGTATTACCCGACGACATCCTCGACGGCATCCGGCACGACGAGTTCGAGGTCCATTTCCAGCCCAAGGTGGACGCTTCCACCTTGCGTCCGGTCGGTGTCGAGGCCCTGGCCCGCTGGCGGCGTGACGGCAAGCCGGTGCGCCCCGACCTGTTCATCGTGGCGGCGGAACAGCATGGTTTGATCGGACCACTGTCCGAAATGCTGGTCACCAAAGCCTTGCACGGCGGGGCACGACTGGCCGAGGCCGGGTTCCCTCTGTTTGTCGCCGTCAACCTGTCGGCCGGCTGGCTGACCGATATCCATCTGCCGGAATTCATCCTCACCAGCCTCCAGACGGCGGGATTCCCGGCGAAGCGGCTGATTCTGGAGATCACCGAGACCAGCGTGATGGCCGATGCCAACACGGCCCTGGACATCATGACCCGTCTGCGTCTCAAGGGCTTCAAGCTGTCCATCGACGACTTTGGTACGGGCTACTCGTCGATGGAGCAACTGCAGCGCTTCCCCTTTGGCGAGTTGAAGCTCGACCGCAGCTTCGTGCAGGGCGCGGCCGAAAAACCCGCGACGCGCGCCATCCTCGCCGCCAGCCTCGAACTGGCCCTCAAGCTCAAGCTCAGCACTGTCGCCGAGGGCGTGGAAACCGAACAGGACCTTGACCTGGTGCGCGGCCTCGGCTGTGACCTGGTGCAAGGCTGGCTGATTGCCAAGGCGATGCCACTGGATGAGTTGATCGTCTGGTTACGCGAACGGGACAGCCAAGCATGA